TTTATTTTCCGGAAAAGCCAAATCGCCCCGCTTGCTGGTCGATAAGCCCAGCGCCACCAGCGACTCCACCATTTTTACCGCCGCGCTGACGCCATCGATCACCGGCACATGCAGTTCACGCGTCAACTCCTGCGCAAGCTGCGCCATTCCGCCACAGCCGAGCACAATCGCGCCACAGCCATCTTCTTTTAACGCCTGAATACAGCGCGCGCGCACTTTTTCCTGCGCCAGACCACTGCCGTCCTCCAGCGCCAGCACCGGTAAATCGATGGCGTGCAGCGCCGCGCAGTGTTCCTGAAAACCATACTGCTGCAACAGATGACGGGCGATAATCAGCGTGCGCGGCAAGGTGGTGACGATGGAAAAACGGGTCGCCACCAGCGTCGCCATGTGCATTGCGGCTTCGGCGATGCCGACCACCGGCCCCTGTGCCAGCTCGCGCGCCGCCAGCAATCCCGGATCGCCAAAGCAGGCGATCACGTGGCCATCCACGCCCTGCTGACGCCCGGCTTTCACCTGTTCAAGCACACCGATGGCGGCTATCGCTTCATCAAAATGCCCTTCGATCGACGGCACGCCTTCGCGCGGGCACACCGCCACAATTTCGGTGCCAGGTGCTGCCGCCGCTCTTGCCGCTGCGCCAATGGTTTCGGTCATCGCCAGGCTGGTGTTCGGGTTGATAACTTGTATACAAACGGCAGACATTATGCCTCCTTGTGACTGGCAAACAGCCGGGCGAAATCCGGCAGACAAACGCCAGCCCGCTCGAAACAGAGGCTGTCGACGATATGTTCAAAATGGTGCGTCAGCGCCGCGCTTAGCGCCTGTAGATCCTTTTTACGCAGTAAATCAACCAGTTGTTCATGATCGTTACAACGACACCCCTGGCGCCACGGCGAGCCCCAGGCGGCGATCACCAGCGAAGAGCGCTGGCTCAGGCCGGTGACCATCTCGGTCAACACCGGGTTGCCGGAAATAGCCTGAAGCTGAATGTGGAACTCAGCGGAGTAGCGAATGGCCGCCGGGCCGTCATAGGCTTCGTGCGCCTGCTGCTCCTGGCGGATAATCGCTTCCAGCGCCGCCAGATGTGGCGGCTGGCAATGCGCCAGCACGTCAGGCAGGTTGGCCACTTCCAGCAGCGTGCGGGTACGGAAGATCGCCTGCGCCTCTTCTACCGTTGGGCTGGCGACGTGTGCACCACGTTTGGGCGTTAAGGTGACCATTTGCACAGCATTGAGTCGTTGCAGCACTTTTCTGATCCCGGTGCGGCTGACGCCAAACACCTCCGCCAGCGCCTCTTCCGGTAATTTGCTCCCCGGGAGTAATTGATGTTCGACAATCGCGGTCATCAGCGACTGGTAGATGGTTTCATCCTTGTCCTGCAAGGCCGTTGCGGCGTGCAGACTGTTTTCATTACTCATTAACCACTCCGCTTTTTTACTTTTCGATATCGGATCGTATACATGAAATTAAATTATTGGATACAAGATTAATCATTTTGGCCTGAATCCTGCAACAACATCAGCACTCCCTTTTCACGGGCTTTTATTGACAGGAGCAGGTTTCATGCCAAATACACAAAACACTCATCAGGTTAAGGCCGCTGATTCCGGAGCGGTATACAGCCCACGGCTTTGCAATGAGGATCTGGCGCCGACGCGCGATCAGAACTGGAGCTGGTACAACATCTTTTCGTTCTGGATGTCGGATGTACACAGTATGGGCGGCTACGTCGTCGCCGCGAGTTTCTTTACGCTCGGGCTGGCAAGCTGGCAGGTGCTGCTCTGCCTGCTGGTGGGCATTTGCATTGTGCAGCTCTGCGCTAACCTGGTCGCGAAACCGAGCCAGATGGCAGGCGTGCCCTATGCCGTTATCTGCCGCCAGGCATTTGGCGTCTTCGGCGCCAACATTCCGGCGGTAATTCGTGGTCTTATCGCCTTCGCCTGGTACGGCATTCAGACCTATCTGGCAGCGAATGCCCTAATGCTGGTGCTGCTGAAATTCTGGCCGTCGCTCTCTTCTTTAACGCAGGGGTCGCTGTTCGGCCTGTCGCACCTGGGCTGGCTGTGCTTCGCCACGATGTGGATTCTGCAGGCAATGGTGTTCTGGCACGGGATGAGCGCGATCAAGCGCTTTATCGATATTGCCGGTCCGGCCGTGTATGTGGTGATGCTGGCGCTGGCGGGCTGGATTGTATACAAGACCGGTTTCGACGGTATCTCGTTTACCCTCGCCAGCAAATCACTCAGCGCCGGTGAGCAAACCTGGCAGATGATCACTGCGACTGCGCTGGTGGTTTCCTATTTTTCCGGGCCACTGCTCAACTTTGGTGATTTCTCGCGTTATGGCAAAAGCATGGGCGAAATTCGTCGTGGCAACCGCTGGGGCTTACCGTTCAACTTCCTGCTGTTCTCGATCGTGACCGTGGTGATTGTCTCTGGCACCCAGTCGCTGTTTGGCCGCATGATCACCGATCCGATTGAAACCGTCAGCCGCGTCGGCAACGATCTGGCGGTGGCGATTGGCCTGCTGACCATGATCACCGCCACCATCGGCATCAACATTGTTGCTAACTTTGTTTCGCCAGCGTTTGACTTCTCCAACTGCTCGCCGCAGAAAATCAGCTTCCGTACCGGTGGCATGATCGCCGCTGTCGGCTCGATTCTGCTGACGCCGTGGAACCTGTTTAACTCGCCGGAACTGATCCACTACACCCTCGACGTGCTGGGTGCCTTTATCGGCCCGCTGTTCGGCATTCTGATTGCGGATTTCTATCTGATCAAACGCGGGCAGGTGTTTGTTGATGACCTGTTTGATGACACGCCAAAAGGCAAATACTGGTATCGCAATGGCTTTAACCCGAAAGCGATTGGCGCGCTGGTGCCGTCAGTGGCCGTCGGGTTGATCATCAGCTTTATTCCGGCGCTGCACGAAGTCGCCAACTTTAGCTGGTTTATCGGCGTCCTGCTGGGCGGCATCACCTATCGCTGGCTGGCCCGCGAAGAGCGCGCTGTTGTCACGACATCGCATTTCAATACCAACGTCGCGGCACAAAAAGAGTAACCCTTCACCTCAGGCCGCGGCGTTTCTCGTCGCGGCTGGCACTCATTTTGCTTTAACACTTCACCCACAATGGAAACGATCAGGGCAGGAACGATGATTGATTATCATGCCGCGGTCCGCGGCGCGCTGTTTGACATTGCAGAAGTCTGCGACAACGCCGACGATATCGCCCACCACGCACGTTTCATTGAAGATGGTCTGCTATTTATTCGCGACGGCAAGATTCAGGCGCGAATGAGCTGGCAGGAGGGCGAGCAATATCTGGATGCGCATAAAGGCTACACCGACCGGCGCGGCAAACTGCTGCTCCCCGGTTTTATTGATGCCCATGTGCACTATCCGCAAACCGAAATGATTGGCGCATTTGGTGAACAACTGCTGGAGTGGCTGACAACGTACACCTTTCCGGTTGAAAGCCAGTTTGCTGATGAAGCCTACGCCACAGAGATTGCCGAATTCTTTATCAGCCAGTTACTGAGCCACGGCACCACCACCGCGCTGGTGTTTTGCACGCTGCACCCGGAATCTGTCAACGCGCTGTTTAGCGAAGCGCTGCGCCTGAATATGCGGCTGATCGCCGGTAAGGTGATGATGGATCGCCATACGCCGGAATATCTCAGCGAAACCGCTGAGCAGAGCTACCAGCAAACGCGCGAGCTGATCCAGCGCTGGCAGCATCAGGGGCGGCTGGGTTATGCCATTACGCCGCGCTTTGCGCCCACCTCCTCGCCGGAGCTGCTTGAGGCGGTACGCCGTTTACGCGAAGAGTTTCCGCAGACCTGGCTGCAGACACATTTAAGCGAAAACCCGAATGAAGTGGCGTGGGTCAACGATCTCTGGCCGGAACATCAACGTTACCTTGATGTTTACCACCACTATCAACTGACCGGCGAGCGCAGCGTGTTTGCCCACGGCATTCACCTGCATGATGAAGAGTGGCAGTGCCTGCACGATACCGGTTCGGCGGTGGCGTTTTGCCCTACTTCGAACCTGTTCCTCGGCAGCGGGCTGTTTCGCCTGCCCGCCTGCTGGCAGAACAAAGTGCGCATGGGCATCGGCACCGATGTAGGTGCAGGCACCACCTTCAGCATGCTGCGCACGCTGGGTGAAGCCTACAAGGTGGGCCAGTTGCAAAGCTATCGCCTGCGCGCCAGCGAAGCGTTTTACCACGCCACACTTGGCGGCGCGCATGCCCTGCGTCTGGACGATAAAATTGGTAATTTTGCGCCAGGCAAAGAGGCCGATTTTGTGGTCATTGACCCGGCGGTGACGCCCTTGCAGCGCCTGCGCAACACGCGCTGCAAGGACATCTACGAGCAACTGTTTGTGCTGATGACCCTCGGCGACGAGCGCAATATCAGCGAGACGTGGATTAACGGTCAGTGCGCATGGTCAACTGCCGCGGTAAGTTGACCAGCCGCCGGGAGCAATTAAGAACGGCAGATGGAAATGCTCCTCTGCCGTTTGCGTAATCACAAAGTCAATTTGCGCGCAGGGAAACAGTGTCGCCACGCCGCGCTGTGCAAACCATTCTCCCGTTTGCGCCACCAGCCGGTAATGTCCCGGCATCAATGAAGAGGAAAGCGCACCGATTCGTCCGTTCGCATCGGTGACGCCGCTCGCCACCGTCTGCTCGTCGAGTAACAGATTAACCGTCACCCCCTGCGCGGGCTTACCGCTGGAAATATCCAGAATATGGGTACTGAGGCTGTTCATTCGCCAATCGCTCCTGCCAGTCGTAATAAGGTGATTTCCCGTAATTGCTCCAGCGCCGCCGCGATCTCTTCGGCGTCGCTGTTGGTCAGCCGCTGTTCCAGCGCGTGCAGAATCTCTTCTCCGCTACGGCCTTTGGCGCGGATCAAAAAAACGCGGCCAAAACGCGCTTCATAGCGCGCATTCCCCTCGCGCAGCGCCGCCGCCAGTTGCGCGTCGCGATTGTCCACCGCCGACTGTTCCTGGCGCGATAACGCGGCATGCGCCTGCGCCCCCGCAGGCTTTTCGCCAATGCGCGGGTGTGCGCTGAGCGCCTGCTCCAGCTCGACGCGGCCCCAGGCTCCGGCGATGTCACTCGCGGTTTGCTGAAGTTCCGCGAGCGAGGCAAACGGACGCGCGGCCACCAGCGCTGCCGTCCAGCCGGGGATCGCCACGCACGGCTGCAACAGTGCCGCAGCCTCATCGCCCGGTAGCTGATTAAAGTGATTCAGCGCGATCATCTTTGCTCCTTACGTCAGCGGCGATGGCCGTTTTTTCTTCCGGAATAATCAGGTTCAGGACAATCGCCACTAAGCCGCCGCAGGTCGCCGCCGAGCCAAACAGATTACCGATAATTGGCGGGAAATGGGCGAGAAAAGCGGGTACCGCTTCGACGCCCATACCAAAACCAAACGCCAGCCCGACAATCAGCATGTCGCGGCGGGTTAACGGATTCTGGGTAATGATGCGGATCCCGGCCGCCACCACGCAGCCAAACATCACCATCGTCGCACCGCCCAGCACCGGCAACGGGATCTGGCGTAATATCTCGCCAAACGGCGGGAACACCCCCAGCAGGATAAGGATCACGCCAATATAGCGGCCAACAAAGCGGCTGGCGACGCCCGTCATCTGGATAACGCCATTGTTTTGCGCAAAGGTGGTATTGGGAAAGGCGCCCAGCATCGCCGCAATCATGCAACTGATGCCGTCAGCAAGAATGCCGCCCTTCAGCCGGGAACGAAACGCGCTGTTATCGATGGGCTGATGCGAGATCAGGCAATTGGCGGTGAGATCGCCGACCGCCTCCAGGATGCACACCAGCGACACCAGCGCCACAGGCAGAAAGATGGCGCTATTAAACTGGAACCCAAACGGGAACAGCGCCGGTAAACGGAACCAGGTATCACCGAGACCGCTGAAGTGAAACTTACCGACAAGGGCTGCGGCGATGCAACCCAGGGCGATGCCGACCACTACGGAAGAGAGACGCAGCCAGCGGTTTTTCGCACAGCTCAGTAACACAATCACCGCCAGCGTGCCTGCGCCAAGGCCGATGTTGCTCATACTGCCAAAATCTTTCGCCTGTACGCCGCCACACCAGTTATTCACGCTGACTTTAATCAGGCTGATGCCGATCAGGGCAATCACGCTGCCGGTGATGATCGGCGTAAAAATGCGCTTCAGCGGCTCAATAAAGCGGCTGACGATAATCGGCACCAGCGCGGCCACGAAATTGACGCCAAACAGCATCGCCATCACATCCTGCGCCGTGCCGCCCTGCCCTTTCACCCACATCCCGCCCGCAATGGCGACACCGAGAAAGGCAAAGCTGGTGCCCTGCATGCAGATCATACCTGCGCCAACGCCCCACACGCGGTTGGACTGTAAAAAGGTGCCAATCCCGGAGGCCAGCAGCGACATGCTAATCAACCACGGCATCCACTCGCCCAGCCCCAGCGTCGCACCGATAATCAGCGGCGGTGTAATGATGCCCACTAACCCGGCCAGTACGTGCTGTAAAGCGCTGAAGAAAGCCGGAAGCGGCGGGATCCGCTGCTCCAGCCCGTACAATAAGTTGCTGTTCTTTTCATCAGACATGGCGTTCCATCCTGTTGTCAATTCGCGTCAACGCCCTGATGCACAAAGCAGGCCAGAGTCGCCACTCCCGCGCCAGCGCTGTGAAACTTTAGATTCCTTGCACCAAATTTGGAAATTTTTGATTCACAAAAAGGCAACGTTAATACAAATACGCACTACAAAAGTGCAACATAACCTCGCAACGCCCGTTTTCTCTCGCGCCAGCGCCCGTCGTCATTCTGGTACGCAAATTGCTCCATCTGTTACACGCATGTAAAAGGAGAACAGAATGAAAGCATTGGTGATTGGCGCAGGTATCGGCGGCCTGAGTGCGGCTGTGGCGTTACAGAACGCAGGTATTGCGTGTCAGGTATTCGAAGCGGTGAAAGAGATCAAGCCGGTCGGCGCGGCGATCTCCATCTGGCCCAACGGCGTGAAGTGCATGAAC
Above is a genomic segment from Kosakonia radicincitans DSM 16656 containing:
- the hpxA gene encoding allantoin racemase; protein product: MSAVCIQVINPNTSLAMTETIGAAARAAAAPGTEIVAVCPREGVPSIEGHFDEAIAAIGVLEQVKAGRQQGVDGHVIACFGDPGLLAARELAQGPVVGIAEAAMHMATLVATRFSIVTTLPRTLIIARHLLQQYGFQEHCAALHAIDLPVLALEDGSGLAQEKVRARCIQALKEDGCGAIVLGCGGMAQLAQELTRELHVPVIDGVSAAVKMVESLVALGLSTSKRGDLAFPENKVLSGKFQALMP
- a CDS encoding GntR family transcriptional regulator, whose amino-acid sequence is MSNENSLHAATALQDKDETIYQSLMTAIVEHQLLPGSKLPEEALAEVFGVSRTGIRKVLQRLNAVQMVTLTPKRGAHVASPTVEEAQAIFRTRTLLEVANLPDVLAHCQPPHLAALEAIIRQEQQAHEAYDGPAAIRYSAEFHIQLQAISGNPVLTEMVTGLSQRSSLVIAAWGSPWRQGCRCNDHEQLVDLLRKKDLQALSAALTHHFEHIVDSLCFERAGVCLPDFARLFASHKEA
- a CDS encoding NCS1 family nucleobase:cation symporter-1; translated protein: MPNTQNTHQVKAADSGAVYSPRLCNEDLAPTRDQNWSWYNIFSFWMSDVHSMGGYVVAASFFTLGLASWQVLLCLLVGICIVQLCANLVAKPSQMAGVPYAVICRQAFGVFGANIPAVIRGLIAFAWYGIQTYLAANALMLVLLKFWPSLSSLTQGSLFGLSHLGWLCFATMWILQAMVFWHGMSAIKRFIDIAGPAVYVVMLALAGWIVYKTGFDGISFTLASKSLSAGEQTWQMITATALVVSYFSGPLLNFGDFSRYGKSMGEIRRGNRWGLPFNFLLFSIVTVVIVSGTQSLFGRMITDPIETVSRVGNDLAVAIGLLTMITATIGINIVANFVSPAFDFSNCSPQKISFRTGGMIAAVGSILLTPWNLFNSPELIHYTLDVLGAFIGPLFGILIADFYLIKRGQVFVDDLFDDTPKGKYWYRNGFNPKAIGALVPSVAVGLIISFIPALHEVANFSWFIGVLLGGITYRWLAREERAVVTTSHFNTNVAAQKE
- the guaD gene encoding guanine deaminase produces the protein MIDYHAAVRGALFDIAEVCDNADDIAHHARFIEDGLLFIRDGKIQARMSWQEGEQYLDAHKGYTDRRGKLLLPGFIDAHVHYPQTEMIGAFGEQLLEWLTTYTFPVESQFADEAYATEIAEFFISQLLSHGTTTALVFCTLHPESVNALFSEALRLNMRLIAGKVMMDRHTPEYLSETAEQSYQQTRELIQRWQHQGRLGYAITPRFAPTSSPELLEAVRRLREEFPQTWLQTHLSENPNEVAWVNDLWPEHQRYLDVYHHYQLTGERSVFAHGIHLHDEEWQCLHDTGSAVAFCPTSNLFLGSGLFRLPACWQNKVRMGIGTDVGAGTTFSMLRTLGEAYKVGQLQSYRLRASEAFYHATLGGAHALRLDDKIGNFAPGKEADFVVIDPAVTPLQRLRNTRCKDIYEQLFVLMTLGDERNISETWINGQCAWSTAAVS
- the uraH gene encoding hydroxyisourate hydrolase, coding for MNSLSTHILDISSGKPAQGVTVNLLLDEQTVASGVTDANGRIGALSSSLMPGHYRLVAQTGEWFAQRGVATLFPCAQIDFVITQTAEEHFHLPFLIAPGGWSTYRGS
- the uraD gene encoding 2-oxo-4-hydroxy-4-carboxy-5-ureidoimidazoline decarboxylase gives rise to the protein MIALNHFNQLPGDEAAALLQPCVAIPGWTAALVAARPFASLAELQQTASDIAGAWGRVELEQALSAHPRIGEKPAGAQAHAALSRQEQSAVDNRDAQLAAALREGNARYEARFGRVFLIRAKGRSGEEILHALEQRLTNSDAEEIAAALEQLREITLLRLAGAIGE
- a CDS encoding nucleobase:cation symporter-2 family protein, whose amino-acid sequence is MSDEKNSNLLYGLEQRIPPLPAFFSALQHVLAGLVGIITPPLIIGATLGLGEWMPWLISMSLLASGIGTFLQSNRVWGVGAGMICMQGTSFAFLGVAIAGGMWVKGQGGTAQDVMAMLFGVNFVAALVPIIVSRFIEPLKRIFTPIITGSVIALIGISLIKVSVNNWCGGVQAKDFGSMSNIGLGAGTLAVIVLLSCAKNRWLRLSSVVVGIALGCIAAALVGKFHFSGLGDTWFRLPALFPFGFQFNSAIFLPVALVSLVCILEAVGDLTANCLISHQPIDNSAFRSRLKGGILADGISCMIAAMLGAFPNTTFAQNNGVIQMTGVASRFVGRYIGVILILLGVFPPFGEILRQIPLPVLGGATMVMFGCVVAAGIRIITQNPLTRRDMLIVGLAFGFGMGVEAVPAFLAHFPPIIGNLFGSAATCGGLVAIVLNLIIPEEKTAIAADVRSKDDRAESL